In the [Clostridium] colinum genome, one interval contains:
- a CDS encoding NADH peroxidase has translation MKKFVCTICGYVHEGNEAPEMCPTCKAPASKFKEQAAGELSWACEHVVGVAQGCPEEIMEGLKMNFEGECCEVGMYLAMSRVAHREGYPEIGMYYQQAAFEEAEHAAKFAELIGEVVTDSTKKNLELRVAAENGATAGKFELAKKAKEFNLDAIHDTVHEMAKDEARHGRAFEGLLNRYFNK, from the coding sequence ATGAAAAAATTTGTTTGTACTATTTGCGGTTATGTTCACGAAGGTAACGAGGCTCCAGAAATGTGCCCTACTTGTAAAGCACCTGCTTCTAAATTTAAAGAGCAAGCTGCTGGCGAATTATCTTGGGCTTGTGAACACGTTGTTGGTGTAGCTCAAGGTTGTCCAGAAGAAATTATGGAAGGCCTTAAAATGAACTTTGAAGGCGAATGTTGTGAAGTTGGTATGTATCTTGCTATGTCAAGAGTTGCTCATAGAGAAGGTTATCCAGAAATCGGTATGTACTATCAACAAGCTGCATTTGAAGAAGCTGAACATGCTGCTAAATTTGCAGAATTAATTGGTGAAGTTGTAACAGATTCTACTAAGAAAAACTTAGAACTTCGTGTTGCTGCTGAAAATGGTGCTACTGCTGGTAAATTTGAACTTGCTAAAAAAGCTAAAGAATTTAATCTTGATGCTATCCATGATACAGTACACGAAATGGCTAAAGATGAAGCTAGACACGGTAGAGCTTTTGAAGGTTTATTAAACAGATATTTCAATAAGTAA
- the spo0A gene encoding sporulation transcription factor Spo0A: MNHDKITVLIADDNKDFCDILKNYLDKQPDIEVIDVAFDGLQAYNKILELKPDVVLLDEVMPHLDGIGVLEKLQNIKDLKTMCIMLTAVTQERVTQRAFFLGAKHYIAKPFDMELLVSRIKEVKENTNYSKKENKIGINCNSLDLETRVTNILHEIGVPAHIRGYHYMREAIIMAIGDIDVLNYITKELYPSIAKKCNTTPSRVERAIRHAIEVAWSRGRIDAIDSLFGYTINNHKGKPTNSEFIALIADRLRLELKTG, encoded by the coding sequence TTGAACCACGATAAAATAACCGTTTTAATAGCCGATGATAATAAAGATTTTTGTGATATTTTAAAAAATTATTTAGACAAACAACCAGATATAGAAGTTATAGATGTTGCCTTTGATGGTTTACAAGCATATAATAAAATATTAGAATTAAAACCAGATGTAGTTTTATTAGATGAAGTTATGCCTCATCTTGATGGAATTGGTGTTTTAGAAAAGTTACAAAATATAAAAGATTTAAAGACTATGTGTATTATGTTGACAGCAGTAACACAAGAAAGAGTTACTCAAAGAGCATTTTTTCTTGGAGCAAAACATTATATAGCAAAGCCTTTTGATATGGAATTATTAGTATCTAGGATAAAAGAAGTAAAAGAAAATACTAACTATAGCAAAAAAGAGAATAAAATAGGTATAAATTGTAATAGTTTAGATTTAGAAACTAGAGTTACAAATATTTTACACGAAATAGGAGTGCCAGCTCATATTAGAGGTTATCATTATATGAGAGAAGCAATTATAATGGCAATAGGTGATATAGATGTTTTAAATTATATAACAAAAGAATTATATCCATCTATAGCTAAAAAATGTAACACTACTCCTAGTAGAGTAGAAAGAGCAATAAGACACGCTATAGAAGTAGCTTGGAGCAGAGGTAGAATAGATGCTATAGATAGTCTTTTTGGATATACAATAAATAACCATAAAGGGAAACCTACAAATAGTGAGTTTATAGCACTTATAGCCGATAGATTAAGACTTGAGCTTAAAACAGGCTAA
- a CDS encoding CYTH domain-containing protein yields the protein MKNIEIERKFLLKYMPNLENCETYYIKQGYICTNPVLRIRQKNEKYIFTFKGKGDIQREEIEQEITKEEFENLWQKIQGQPIIKTRYIIPIDNNLKAELDIYDGNLKGFKNVEVEFDSIDEANNFIPPDWFGEDITKNEKYTNAYLSKVSNLNN from the coding sequence ATGAAAAATATAGAGATAGAAAGAAAATTTTTGTTAAAATATATGCCTAATTTAGAAAACTGTGAAACATATTATATAAAACAAGGATATATATGTACAAATCCAGTTTTAAGGATAAGACAAAAAAATGAAAAATATATATTCACTTTTAAAGGAAAGGGTGATATACAAAGAGAAGAAATAGAACAAGAAATAACCAAAGAAGAGTTTGAAAATCTTTGGCAAAAAATACAAGGACAACCTATTATAAAAACTAGATATATTATACCAATAGATAATAATTTAAAAGCAGAATTAGATATTTATGATGGGAATTTAAAAGGATTTAAAAATGTTGAGGTAGAATTTGATAGCATTGATGAGGCAAATAATTTTATTCCGCCAGATTGGTTTGGAGAAGACATTACTAAAAATGAAAAATATACTAATGCATATTTATCAAAAGTTTCTAATCTTAACAATTAA
- a CDS encoding ATP-binding protein, which produces MYFYESNLTKDITIALAHEVKNPVSLIKANIELLELESALDNYKKNVNVIKNELNKISEIVSDFMLYCSQYYDKKEEKVNIIYLIEEYIEKFNIYNHIKFSINCFENIENMNVISDYSKISMILSNVYKNCIESISDKEGFIQTNIYTEDNKIIVDIIDNGKGIESSILEKIYEPFFTSKKGGSGLGIPICMNAMKSIDGNFEIFNNQDFGCTTRLTFKMSNN; this is translated from the coding sequence TTGTATTTTTATGAAAGTAATTTAACAAAAGATATAACAATAGCTTTAGCTCACGAGGTTAAAAATCCAGTATCACTTATAAAAGCTAATATAGAATTATTAGAGCTTGAAAGTGCATTAGATAATTATAAAAAGAATGTTAACGTTATAAAAAATGAACTTAATAAAATATCTGAAATAGTATCAGATTTTATGTTATATTGTAGTCAATACTATGATAAAAAAGAAGAGAAGGTAAATATAATTTATCTAATAGAGGAATATATAGAAAAATTTAATATTTATAATCATATAAAGTTTTCTATAAATTGTTTTGAGAATATAGAAAATATGAATGTTATATCAGATTATTCTAAAATTTCTATGATATTATCAAATGTTTATAAAAATTGTATTGAATCTATTTCAGATAAAGAAGGGTTTATACAAACAAATATTTATACTGAAGATAATAAAATTATAGTAGATATTATAGATAATGGTAAGGGTATAGAAAGTAGTATTTTAGAAAAAATATACGAACCATTTTTTACAAGCAAAAAAGGTGGAAGTGGTTTAGGAATACCTATCTGCATGAATGCTATGAAAAGTATTGATGGAAATTTTGAAATATTTAATAATCAAGACTTTGGATGTACAACTAGACTTACTTTTAAAATGTCAAATAATTAA
- a CDS encoding LysM peptidoglycan-binding domain-containing protein — protein MNKEDNTISLPKNIKQMGNIDDSLKIYMEDYVFTYLQQYSKCSKGEERIAILVGDTYTIDNNDVLFINGAIKGKHTINEDGMVKLSKQSFEYIEEQINKYFTNSKIVGWFYSQPGFSDYINEGYINYHKETFKEKNQVFFLSDPLENIGGFYKFFDNNFESINGFIIYYEKNEAMSEYMLNNKPNNTKLYEEKFKAKDEKLISLSRERNRSKELSTIKEYKKMSNIFGSLSAVLFLICFIMGAGLIQSDDKISELEKRLAKLDESYRYILSQIKDDNVQSVFAQNNANYKEQITEQTTQQTEQTTYMPNTTTISHTTQQTTLSTTETTRVSTTNIITDTTTETTTKPVINRENLKKYEVKEGDSLELISKKFYGNRGKIEEIMDINQIDNPDKIYVGMILLLP, from the coding sequence ATGAATAAAGAAGATAATACTATTAGTTTACCTAAAAACATAAAACAAATGGGTAATATTGATGATAGTCTTAAAATATATATGGAAGATTATGTTTTTACCTATTTGCAACAGTATTCAAAATGTTCAAAAGGAGAAGAGAGAATTGCTATTTTAGTAGGTGATACATATACTATTGATAATAACGATGTTCTTTTTATAAATGGGGCTATAAAAGGAAAACATACAATAAATGAAGATGGTATGGTAAAATTAAGCAAGCAATCTTTTGAATATATTGAAGAGCAGATAAATAAATATTTTACTAATAGTAAAATTGTGGGGTGGTTTTATTCTCAACCGGGGTTTTCAGATTATATAAATGAAGGGTATATAAATTATCATAAAGAGACTTTTAAAGAAAAAAATCAAGTATTTTTTTTAAGTGATCCACTGGAAAATATTGGAGGTTTTTATAAATTTTTTGACAACAATTTTGAAAGTATTAATGGATTTATAATATACTATGAAAAAAATGAAGCAATGAGTGAGTATATGTTAAATAATAAACCTAATAATACTAAATTATATGAAGAAAAATTCAAGGCTAAAGATGAAAAGTTAATTAGCCTTAGTAGAGAAAGAAATAGAAGTAAAGAGTTAAGTACTATAAAAGAATATAAAAAAATGTCTAATATTTTTGGATCTTTAAGTGCTGTTTTATTTCTTATTTGTTTTATAATGGGGGCTGGGCTTATACAAAGTGATGATAAAATATCTGAGCTAGAAAAAAGGCTTGCTAAATTAGATGAAAGTTACAGATATATATTAAGCCAAATAAAAGATGACAATGTTCAAAGTGTATTTGCTCAAAATAATGCAAACTATAAAGAGCAAATAACAGAGCAAACAACACAACAGACAGAACAAACAACTTATATGCCAAACACAACAACTATTTCACATACTACACAACAAACTACCCTGTCTACAACTGAGACTACAAGGGTTTCTACAACTAACATTATTACGGATACAACAACAGAAACTACTACTAAGCCAGTTATTAACAGAGAAAACCTTAAAAAATATGAGGTAAAAGAAGGTGATAGTTTAGAATTAATAAGTAAAAAGTTTTATGGTAATAGGGGGAAAATAGAAGAAATAATGGACATAAATCAAATTGATAATCCAGATAAGATTTATGTTGGTATGATTCTATTGTTACCATAA
- the yyaC gene encoding spore protease YyaC, with protein sequence MNNILHNNNKNLSCYVNSKSEFALLEFKHYFFNILKNYKNNLKTIIFLCIGSDRTTGDSLGPLVGYKLSKLPLKNNIFIYGTLDSPVHAKNLKETIKNIYSTHKNPILIAIDASLGDKEYINYISLGEGSIKPGAGINKNLPSVGDIYIKGIVNKTGMLDFSVLQNTRLSGVMNMADIISSGIWHCISMI encoded by the coding sequence TTGAATAATATTTTGCACAATAATAATAAAAATTTATCTTGTTATGTAAATTCTAAATCTGAATTTGCATTATTAGAATTTAAACATTATTTTTTTAATATATTAAAAAATTACAAAAATAATCTAAAAACTATAATATTTTTATGTATAGGATCTGATAGAACAACTGGAGATAGCTTAGGGCCTTTGGTTGGATACAAACTTTCAAAGCTTCCATTAAAAAATAATATATTTATATACGGAACACTAGATAGCCCTGTTCATGCTAAAAATTTAAAAGAAACTATAAAAAATATTTATTCAACTCATAAAAATCCTATTTTAATAGCCATAGATGCTTCTTTAGGTGATAAAGAATATATTAACTATATAAGCTTAGGCGAAGGTAGTATAAAACCTGGAGCCGGTATAAATAAAAACTTGCCTTCTGTTGGCGATATTTATATAAAAGGTATAGTAAATAAAACTGGTATGCTAGATTTTTCTGTTTTGCAAAATACAAGGCTTTCTGGTGTTATGAATATGGCAGATATTATATCTTCTGGAATATGGCACTGCATAAGTATGATATAA